The Pongo pygmaeus isolate AG05252 chromosome 18, NHGRI_mPonPyg2-v2.0_pri, whole genome shotgun sequence DNA window GACATAGGGGACTAAAGGCAGAGAAAGGCACCTGGAGTGTGTGGGTCAGCATTGGTCCCAGTGACAACCCCAGGGGGCTATGGATTGCAGAGCCTGGCCAAGGACTGCTGCCTTCCAGAAAGCCCCATGGGTCAAGCTAGCTTCAGCAGGTAGGGCCTAAATTCTAAACCCAGGGTGGAGCCGTGAGCAGGGAGGAGATATGAagacctcagcttcctgagaagccTGGGTTGCCAAGATGAACTGCAGCCTGGAAAGGGAACGGTAGTGCCGCCCCTTTGTGGGTGACAAGGACAACTTCAAGCCCACTGCCCCTGGGCCACACAGAGAGACACGGGCAGTGCAGTCAGTGCTTCTAAACAGATACATTTAATGGGAAATCTTGGGGCAGGGGTGGCAGGAGCTGCGGGCTCAGTTGGCGGCCAGGATCTTCTGCACCAGGGGATGAGCTTGGTGACACGGGCGTACACGGCGGGTGTGGTGGTAGAGCAGGTGTGGCTGCCCCAGGACACAATGCCCACCAGGGTCCAGGCTCCATCCTTCTGGCAGACCAGGGGGCCTCCAGAGTCACCCtgcaggaaggagaggaagtaTCTCTAGGCCTGAAAGGGATGCCAGGGCCTAGGGGGCCCTGAACTGGTGGAATCTAGGGAGGGGTGCAGAGAAATGGCAAGCGTGGGCATAGGGGCTGTGCCGGGGTCCTGAGATCTGGGTTCATATGGCAGCCCCCACTCTGCCATGCACTCTTGGAGGGAGCTGGGGCAGGTGGCTTCCCTCTCTAAGCCGGAGCACCATCCATCTCTCCAAACCTCCAGCTCACAGGGCTGCAAGGAAGTCTCCAGGGGCAGCCTCACCTGCGTGGCCTGGAGGATCTCTCGTGGGCAGCTGTGACCCCAAGTCCTGGCCCTCACTGGGCCCCAGGAAGGAGTGGGGTTAGTAGATGAGAGCAGAGAGGGGTGGAAAGCCCAGGCCTCCCCTGCACCCGACTCACCTGGCCAGGGCCAGTCTCACCTTGCAGGAGGAGATGCCACTGGCCCCGGCACAGATCATCACGTCTGTGATCCTTCTGCCCCAGGACTTCTTGCATTCGGCATTGGACAGGAGGGGCAGGGTCGCCTGCTGCAGCTTATCGGGGGTCTTGTTGGCTATAGGACAGGAGGAGGGTCAGGGCCCCTGGGCTCACTCAGccaagagaggagggagagacccGGGGCCGACACGCCTGCCCTCCCCTGCACCATCACCATGATGTTGGGTACGGCCCCTGGAGCCTCAGAAGCTCCTGTGGGACAAGGGGGCCTCGGCCCTGCCCAGGTGGGAGCCCCGCACTGCGACTCCAGGCAGGTCAGCCAGGGCAGGGCTCACCCGGCCGGGCGCTGCTCAGAAGCTTCCTGTGCAGGCTCCTTATGATCCGACCTGGATTTTATTTGCACTTAGGGGATTTTAAATTCAGAAGATTTTCAATAACGAACGGACAGTTAGGAGCATGTTGGAATTTAGAACCAAACAAGAAGAGCCAAATGGTCACGGGGGGACTCCACGGCCAGGCAGCCCAGACCCCAGAAGCAGCCCCGCGGCCCCTCACCGTTGTACTTGGTCTTGCCCCAGCCTGTGGTGGCACACAGTGTCCCCGCGGGGAAGTCGTCGTCGGCACTGGGCAGGCACACAGCGGACACCGTCTGGGAGAAGCGGGCAGGTGTGGCCAGCTTCAGCAGGGTGATGTCATTGTTCACGGTCAGAATGCTGAACTTGGGGTTCTTGAAGACCTGGGGGCTGGGGCCAGAGTGCCGGGATGAGGCCCTGGGAGGAGGCAGGACCTGCAGGCTTCGAGGACACAGACTCCTTCCCTGGTGCCCGTTAAGGAGCAGTCCATCCCCAGGGCCGGAATGGGAACCTCGAGGCCGGCCTGGCCCCACTGGGTGCCTGTCCCTGAAGCAGCCGAGGGGTCTCCCCCCATGCCCACACCCCTGCCCTCTGCTGCACGGGGCCTGGGTACCTTGGCGATCTTCAGGACCTGGATGTTCTCCTCGTCAGAGCCCTGGTCAAACTCCCCAACCACGACAACGTCGGAGGTCCTGGGCAGAGCGTTGTGGGTGAGAGAACATGCCCTGCTCCCCTCCCACCCGACCGGGGCTGGAAGCGGAGCCCGGGGCTGCCTGGTCCTCACCTGACCCCGCAGTGGGCGGCGGTGACCACCCAGTCCTCGCTGATGAGGGAGCCTCCGCAGAAGTGGAAGCCGGTTTTGTCCTGGGAGCAAGATGGGGAGGGCCAGCAACTCACACCCGGGGGCACCCCCAGCCTGGCCCCTACCCAGGTGCCCCCCACCTTGCAGAACCCCCCTCACCTGCAGGGACACCTGCCAGGGCCAGGAGCCGGGGATGGCGTCCTCCCCATTCACGATCCTGGACAGGCCGCTGAGCACGGGGTGGATGGCGGGGACCCCGCAGCCTGGGGGCGGGAGTGGGGTGAAGAAGGGCCGAGGCCCCAAACCCACCTGGGCCTCACCTGCCTGCATGCAGGTCTCCCGGTTCTACCCCAGTCCACTGAGGCCAGCTCAGGACCTCCCTGGCACatgccgccgccgcctccgcctccctggtccCCAAGTCTCTAGGCTCAAACGTTCCCAACTCTCGGCCTGCTGGCTCCAGTCATCCTTCCAGGATGCAGAGCATCATGTCTCCTCCTACCTGGGGCCTGTCCAGCCTGAAGAAGCAGAAAACAGGCCAGGCTGTAAGACTGCCTGGGCTCAGCCTGGAGGCCACCCTTTCCTTGCCGTGTGACCCTAGACTAGGCAGGGCAGCACTCAGGCGTTGGTGTCCTCAGCTATAAAACGAGCAGCAGAACCACGTGAGCTCCACCGGCCGTGCGCCTTTGTTAGACTGGCGGCCAGAGGGGAAGTGGGAAGAAAATCTGATAACCCCAAGTCCCCTGGGAACCTGGGGCTCTGACAATTTGCAGACGGGAGAGTGAAATGGCACCATGGACCCTGGGTGGGCAGGTTGAATTCCACAATTTCAGGAAACATTGTGTAAAGTttgggtttctctttttttttttcagttagggtcttgctctgtctccctggctggagtgcagtggtgcgatcatggcccactgcaacctcaaattcctttccttttttgagatggagtctcgctctgtcacccaggctggagtgcagtggcgcgatctcggctcactacaagctctgcctcccgggttcacgccattctcctgcctca harbors:
- the LOC129015739 gene encoding LOW QUALITY PROTEIN: chymotrypsinogen B-like (The sequence of the model RefSeq protein was modified relative to this genomic sequence to represent the inferred CDS: inserted 1 base in 1 codon); translated protein: MAFLWLLSCFSLVGAAFGCGVPAIHPVLSGLSRIVNGEDAIPGSWPWQVSLQDKTGFHFCGGSLISEDWVVTAAHCGVRTSDVVVVGEFDQGSDEENIQVLKIAKVFKNPKFSILTVNNDITLLKLATPARFSQTVSAVCLPSADDDFPAGTLCATTGWGKTKYNANKTPDKLQQATLPLLSNAECKKSWGRRITDVMICAGASGISSCKGDSGGPLVCQKDGAWTLVGIVSWGSHTCSTTTPAVYARVTKLIPWXQKILAAN